TTATGTACTCGCGTGGAAAATGCGTCGCTAgtttaagtatgtatatacattgaTCTAATCAAAAACTAACCGGCTAATTTTCTTTCCAGGTGTGCCTCCGCTTTCTGGAAATGTCAAATAGCTGGAGCGGTGTCCTACGTTTCGGATTCACCACCCACGATCCCACGACCCTAGCGCACGCACTCCCGAAGTACGCCTGCCCAGACCTAACAAATAAGCCCGGTAACTGGGCAAAGGCACTCGGCGAAAGGTTCTGCGAGAAGGACAATATTTTGTACTATTACGTGAATTCGGCTGGAGATGTCCACTTCGGTATCAATGGGGAGGACAAGGGCATGTTTTTCTCGGGCGTCGATACACGCAGCCCGCTCTGGGCATTAGTGGATGTGTATGGCAACTGCACAGCCGTCCAACTGGCTGATCCCCGAGCCCCCAGTCAAGTTAGAAGATGCACGCAAAGCCCAATTTCTGAGGAAGATAGAATAATCAGTGGTATGCGCTCAATGACAGTTGAAGAAGCTTTACCAGCTCCTAGATACCAAAACCCGCTGGTTCCATTGAGCCTTCATAGGACAAAAGGCAGGAATGTCCAGTTCATCAACGATAGAGGTATAGCCGCTAGGATCGAAGCAGAATTCTGTCAAGGATACGTGTTCACAGCACGACCGATGCGCCCAGGACAAACTATTGTTGTCCAAATTTTAGCAACGGAAACAGCATACGCTGGAAGCTTAGCGATCGGTTTGACGTCCTGCGACCCTGCAACCCTCAGACCCAGCGATTTACCAGATGATGCGGAACAGCTATTAGATCGTCCAGAATACTGGGTGGTTCGACGTGATGCAGCCAACGGTCTCCGGAGAGGTGACGAATTAGCCGTCACCTTGACCTTAGATGGAGAAGTTCGTGTCAGCAGAAACGGTTCCAATCCTGTGACAGTAATGCACGTCGACCACACGCTGAGACTTTGGGCGTTCGTTGATATTTATGGAGCTACGCAAAAAGTGAGGATGTTGAGCTCTCAAGCGATGCAAGCACAGACTCCGCCGCAACAGTTGAGAGTACTGGCAAGTTCTGCAGCGCCGATAAACGCTGGAGCAGGTGGAACAGTACTAGTCGTCAGTCTTCCACCGCAGAATGGAGCTCAGAATGCAGCGAACCACCAGCAGGGATTGACATTGGCTAGTGCGCACTATATTGAGGTGAGTTGGGGCTTATaccaaaaatcataattaaattatggaCTGAGCAACTTTAATAGTATCTAATTGAAACTTGTTACAtagttttaataagttattttcttCTTTACAGCCAATCCAAACGACTTCCCAACTCTGCTTGGCGGGTCTTCAGTCAATCTCAACCCAAGCTCCATCATGCTCAGTGCCTCAACCGTACCGTCCCCGGACAGAAGGCCAATGCTCTTCTACCAGCCAAAACAACTCCAACGAGCAACTACAAATGCCTAACGGACTCTCTGAACCATTAAGACTCGACAGGATTCCGAATGGACCTTCCACTAGCCGACCCATACCATCTACCTCACACCATCAGCCAATATACTCTGTGATCGGGGAAGGAAACCTCACAGGCACAGAATGCACAATTTGTTATGAAAATCCAATAGACAGCGTGCTTTATATGTGTGGTCATATGTGTATGTGTTACCGCTGTGCAGTTCAGCAATGGAGGGGGAAGGGTGGCGGCCAATGCCCACTGTGCAGAGCACAAATTAAGGACGTTATCCGCACATACAAATCTTGATGTGTTTGTAATTCGTGTTGTCTAAAAGATGTCGGTATGATTTTCGCGCGTTTTTCGCTGTCAAACTGACGTTGATACGCAACTAGCGTCCTGATTGAATGGTATGAATGATTGAACGGTTAGATTTGGATGAGTGTCATTAGTATAAGGTGAAAATAATATGCCAAAAATACGTTCGGATACTCTACACAATATGAtttgacaattttaatatattcgctAAGGTAGCTACTccaaaaagtatgtatataataatgtaacgtATTTATGTGTACAAAAACActgacattaattaattataatttgacataTAGAAAGGTTTTGAGAGTAATTTGGCTGTTATCATGATATGTATTGTAATCATAAAggaatatatgttaaaataatatatacatttaaataatttagttacataaacgatttttttaacataacctaaaaattaaatacgaaataggttattttaaacaaataataatatttttcttgtaacCATGACTTTTTAACCGTAACGTTTAAttcgaagatattttttttattgttttagcaatacgtcaatatttataataatattcatgtatttttgaaacaataataaaaaaaaaaaaacgatttttgtaacaaaacgtCACATATGTCACTTGTAGACGTCACCTTGACATTAtaagtaatcattaaaaatatatactatctaTAATTTGCGcagataatataatacattgagTTTAAATACGCGAGGCTAAATTATTTGTGTATGACGGTAGTTTTGCtaggtattaataaataatagggtTCCTAAGTTAGAGTTTGTAGGGCACGCGTAGATATATAGATAAGACAGTGCCTATATTCCATCTCTGTCTAAATGTAACAAGAGTGAAAGAGATGAAGATATCCTATTGAAGTATATAACGTTAGAATTTGTACCAGGGAGACATAAACGCAATGGACGTATTTtcttgtatttctttatttttattccgcTGTCTTTGTTTTCGTATATTTATGCAGTGAACTCCCGATTATTCATAGTCGAATCAGAGTCAATCGCAGAtgtttttaaagtgttttatataCACTATAATGGCAATATATGcggttacaaaattataaataataatcattatcttAATCTAAGaaaaatttcttttttgtttcgtattttattgttaatgataTAAGATTGTCGAGAGTTAACTGTAGTTTGTTTTGTCTATGCGCTGTCTTGTCTATTCATCTATGACAGTAGGCTGTAATCGTACgtccacagattataaatagtcGGTGATAGATTTAAAaagcatttaataatttatatcatatcgtaattataatttttctactTGATAATGTTACCAGACCTCGGGAGTTCCTATTTGAACGATTTTCTTTCAAGAGGTTAtgcgattttttaaatttaaatatggaatctTAGTGttctattttattgtttataataatcgcATGatcatacaatatttacaacaacaatGGAGTATAGAGGGAAGGTTTATTCTATCTCTCTGTAATGGGTCACAGATGTAAAAGTAACCAATCCCTAATAAGATTTGTCTTCAAGTCTTGTGACTTATATAAAggcaaaatatacaattattgattTACTTTAACCTTTTCTAAGTTTGGAACTAAACTACAATAACGCcatcttaattaaaattcaaatactttGTATTCAGGATTTCCTGACCTCTATCCTCCATAGTTAAAACATTCTATATCTTAAACTGTTAAATAATCGTGCGTTTgagttaaattatacttttgtcatgtatttaaaatgtttataaaatcaataggaAAAGTGTGTCATTACAGATGTGTGGAAATGAAATATAagctacatacatacatgtcatAATTTCTAGAGAGTTCTCTATTTTAAGAGGCTATTACTCAGATCAACTTGTAATATCACACAGATATTCTATGTTTCCAATATCTGTCATGTCATgtttaacagtaaaaaaaaacgatcagaTATTTAGCGGACATCGGCCCGTAGATAAAGCGCTATGGCGCTGTGTTGCCAGTGCTAAATATCGAGCATCAAAACGAAAATCGTTCAATACGAATAAGTTCGTTcagctttaaaattttaaaaataaactcggAATTTTATCGTATACTACCATTCCTTACTTGCTCAACCTTCTCAATTCTAATATACATATCATAGCTTACGTAGCGATGACGTCATTTTGGAGAGAGACAAGACAACAAGAGAGGACAAGAGATCTCTTTGTGTTTGTGGCGTTATGTCTATGTAATTGTGTCCTTAACATATCTCTACCAATAAAAtggcattttctttttttaaatcattcctatttagatctttttcttttataataattaccaatttTATCGTACCAAACATTTGCAGCCAATTATGTCTGTAACAATTTGTTTAAGTGTCATTGTAAATTGTTTCTGTAcggttctaaatttgaaaaagattttcaaatatagaatagtatggttatattattaaacgtaacgtatttatttaatatatttaggacAGTTTTAAGCACTTTTATACCAAAACAGTGTGACcagtttattgattttttttattaaataatactaattaaaaactcGACTATGTTtaagtgaaatataattaatttgtaaataaatataatcgatgGATCAATATCGGTAcatgtttgtaaaaataattttgtattcaaatttgTATCTGTAATACGGATTTTGTCTCTTTCTCGTTTATAAGATTTAAAGTGTACGAGCGAGACAGCATGTTTTGTTCACAAAATTAGTTATAAACGTGTACCAATATGGCACTTATGTGATAATCGTAATTTttcgacattttttttgtttcctttCGTCTTGTGTATAGCGTTGTCATCTAgtcgttaatttattatattttgaatttagaaaaaacTTTCATTTGATTAAGATGTTGGAATTTAGAtaagttttcaattaaaatggTTATTGAAATTTTGTAGTGTTTCTGTTCATCCCATCCTTTAAAACATACTGATTTGCcatatgcaaaataaataagtagtacAGGATTACAaactagaaaataaaataaaaaattgaatttaaaaaaaaaacattttatacctttttttgaattactgtaaaaaaattgCTGATTTACTTactgaaatttttatataatatctaaaaaaatgtgtaaattcGAACACATTTGCAATTTATCTTCAGAACCCTggcaatactttaataaattaataggtaTTGAACTTCATTTAGTCTGGAGCTTACTTAGCCGCTTCTATGTTgcctgataaaaaaaacatttctatacatatgtaaatatcgTCACAATGTTTTCCCTCGCTGCTGAACATacgataattataaactaagatATGAAAACTActtgaattaatttgaataatatattttagcgtttatatatattctacaaatGATCAGTTCAGTTCGTAGTAATTTAACGCAAAATAAAACCGGctaagtgcgagtcggactcgcgcacaaaggttccgtaccattgactacgtaaacaacagtaggtacacaatttttataatgGGTACGGAACACTAAAAAATGCATAACGCGATACactaaataaaagtaacttttctgtaaaatatttaattgttaaagaaaactaaatattttgtgaatatttcaagcgTTTACCTGGTAcagcattttaatataatagggCAAACAACggcaaaaaaacatattttttgtatgacaAAAAcccactaaatattttttaatttaaagtttattattaaagtgaatatacaactaagtattttgtgaatatttcaagtttctagctatcgcggttcttgagatacagcctggtgacagaaaGACGGACGGACTGACAATGAAGTCTTAGTAATTGGGTTccgtttttaccctttgggtgcGGACCCTAAAAAGAATCAAAAGTTAATAATCTTTCAAGAAtcttattctaaattataataattttaatcaattctatCAAATCTAAGTTAGTTAAAcgattaagttaataaaaatcatacgtAGTGTTAAAAAAAGCTAGAGTTTTTTATAACGTCATAACGataaaagtattcaaatttCCCGCTAAGATTATGATTTACATCTTTCACTTTCTAACAATTGGCGCTAGTAGCGtagaatttttcaataaagcTAACCTTAAATACACCTTAACTTAATTTCAACAAAGTTTAAAGTGCATTAATATAATGTTGAAAAATTTAGTGCGCGTATCCGATCGCAGCGTGATTTATTTTGTAGAGCGTCAGGATGGATGTACTTTTGCcttgttattattgaaatagtgtataaccttttatttttatgtttcgcGTCTATTTTACAACATATACAATCAAATTATCCGTAATCATGTATTAAATTAACGTTTTTGTGTGTAAATTTGTGCATCAAAGTGAAATACAAGCAAAACATCGGTTTGTTCATTCAAAACAATACgaaacgaaaaattaaattagttcaaTGTACCGAACTTACTTAATAGTGGCATGTGCTGTTATTTCGTGAGATACGATTAATTGTGTGGTTTCTTTTATGAATTCAACGCCATTTTGATTcgttttataagttaatattggTGTGCTTAACAATTATTTCGGAGTTATATTTTGAACAGtaagtatacaaataattatatatttaatttataactgttCTATGTGTGAATGCCCTCAATGTTATTTTAACCAGTTCATTGTTAATTATGTACTGTTTTTCAATCACTTATATCTATTCCTATGAAACCGTgaaatttaaacgattttttgtttttttttttttgcaataactATTCCATGATCATAAACTTACTAGCTAACTTGCTTAAAGGTATTATTACTAAGTAACTCCCTCATAGGTAAATAAGTTAAGTATTTAGATGACGGCGTATAAATAAACGCTATTGCT
Above is a genomic segment from Vanessa tameamea isolate UH-Manoa-2023 chromosome 29, ilVanTame1 primary haplotype, whole genome shotgun sequence containing:
- the LOC113393649 gene encoding protein neuralized isoform X2 is translated as MELYVLKRKTSAPRTSCTGGTPNNLPPLSFHAVHGENVRVSRDGATARRVESFCKGVVFSARPVRVNEKVCLRFLEMSNSWSGVLRFGFTTHDPTTLAHALPKYACPDLTNKPGNWAKALGERFCEKDNILYYYVNSAGDVHFGINGEDKGMFFSGVDTRSPLWALVDVYGNCTAVQLADPRAPSQVRRCTQSPISEEDRIISGMRSMTVEEALPAPRYQNPLVPLSLHRTKGRNVQFINDRGIAARIEAEFCQGYVFTARPMRPGQTIVVQILATETAYAGSLAIGLTSCDPATLRPSDLPDDAEQLLDRPEYWVVRRDAANGLRRGDELAVTLTLDGEVRVSRNGSNPVTVMHVDHTLRLWAFVDIYGATQKVRMLSSQAMQAQTPPQQLRVLASSAAPINAGAGGTVLVVSLPPQNGAQNAANHQQGLTLASAHYIEPIQTTSQLCLAGLQSISTQAPSCSVPQPYRPRTEGQCSSTSQNNSNEQLQMPNGLSEPLRLDRIPNGPSTSRPIPSTSHHQPIYSVIGEGNLTGTECTICYENPIDSVLYMCGHMCMCYRCAVQQWRGKGGGQCPLCRAQIKDVIRTYKS
- the LOC113393649 gene encoding protein neuralized isoform X3; this encodes MGQTGSAMPAPRTSCTGGTPNNLPPLSFHAVHGENVRVSRDGATARRVESFCKGVVFSARPVRVNEKVCLRFLEMSNSWSGVLRFGFTTHDPTTLAHALPKYACPDLTNKPGNWAKALGERFCEKDNILYYYVNSAGDVHFGINGEDKGMFFSGVDTRSPLWALVDVYGNCTAVQLADPRAPSQVRRCTQSPISEEDRIISGMRSMTVEEALPAPRYQNPLVPLSLHRTKGRNVQFINDRGIAARIEAEFCQGYVFTARPMRPGQTIVVQILATETAYAGSLAIGLTSCDPATLRPSDLPDDAEQLLDRPEYWVVRRDAANGLRRGDELAVTLTLDGEVRVSRNGSNPVTVMHVDHTLRLWAFVDIYGATQKVRMLSSQAMQAQTPPQQLRVLASSAAPINAGAGGTVLVVSLPPQNGAQNAANHQQGLTLASAHYIEPIQTTSQLCLAGLQSISTQAPSCSVPQPYRPRTEGQCSSTSQNNSNEQLQMPNGLSEPLRLDRIPNGPSTSRPIPSTSHHQPIYSVIGEGNLTGTECTICYENPIDSVLYMCGHMCMCYRCAVQQWRGKGGGQCPLCRAQIKDVIRTYKS
- the LOC113393649 gene encoding protein neuralized isoform X1, producing MMGVSSCMSLRQARGSCHCPACPRASGHGVSMPPQTLVLPPMALEPETTPVKDKKGSKMKVLKKIKKKIGLAPRTSCTGGTPNNLPPLSFHAVHGENVRVSRDGATARRVESFCKGVVFSARPVRVNEKVCLRFLEMSNSWSGVLRFGFTTHDPTTLAHALPKYACPDLTNKPGNWAKALGERFCEKDNILYYYVNSAGDVHFGINGEDKGMFFSGVDTRSPLWALVDVYGNCTAVQLADPRAPSQVRRCTQSPISEEDRIISGMRSMTVEEALPAPRYQNPLVPLSLHRTKGRNVQFINDRGIAARIEAEFCQGYVFTARPMRPGQTIVVQILATETAYAGSLAIGLTSCDPATLRPSDLPDDAEQLLDRPEYWVVRRDAANGLRRGDELAVTLTLDGEVRVSRNGSNPVTVMHVDHTLRLWAFVDIYGATQKVRMLSSQAMQAQTPPQQLRVLASSAAPINAGAGGTVLVVSLPPQNGAQNAANHQQGLTLASAHYIEPIQTTSQLCLAGLQSISTQAPSCSVPQPYRPRTEGQCSSTSQNNSNEQLQMPNGLSEPLRLDRIPNGPSTSRPIPSTSHHQPIYSVIGEGNLTGTECTICYENPIDSVLYMCGHMCMCYRCAVQQWRGKGGGQCPLCRAQIKDVIRTYKS